The genomic window CTTCTATAGAAAATATCCGATTGGCGATATTATTAACAAATACACGGTCATGAGATACGAAAAGGAGTGTGCCTTCATAATCGATTAATAGTTCTTCTAATGCTTCAACTGCTTCAATATCTAGAAAATTTGTTGGTTCATCGAGTATAAGCATATTATTGTCGCTAACAAAAATTTTTGCAAAAGCAACTTTCACTCGCTCCCCACCACTTAATACATTGACAGTCTTATACACGTCATCACGAAAGAAATGTAATCTCGCAAGCACTGTCCTTACTGTTGTCTCATCTTGAATCGAAGTAGACATCACATTATCTAAAATCGATTTCTGTTTATCCAAAACATCTAAATTCTGACTGAAATAGCCGAGTTTAACAGCAGGAGAGACAGTAATACCAGTTTCTTCTTTCAAAATATATTTGATTAGCGTTGTTTTCCCCGTACCACTATTACCAATTAAAGCAACTTTGTCTCCACCTTTTATATAAAAATCTGCAGGCTCCCAAAGTGTACGTTGGCCAACTTTTCCACCAATATGTTCTCCGCGTATAATAAACCTTCCATAGAGGGCTTCAGAGCTTGATATATCCATTTTTATTTTAGGATATTCACGAACCTTTTCCACTTTTTCTAGCTTATCAATCCTTGTTTCAATGGATTTGGCTGTCTGTTGTAACTTTTTTTGCTTTTTCGCAAAGTAAGGTTTAGCACCAGTAATTTTTGCTTCAGAAGTACTTATATTTTTTGGTTTTTTAGTGGCACGATTTGCTTTTCTCTCTTTTTTAGCAAGAGCTTGCTCTAGTTGCTGTTTTTTCTGCATATAGTTTTCATAAGCCGCTTCTTGCTGTCTAATTTTCAAGTCTTTTTGGGCAACATAATCGGAATAATTCCCTTTATAGACATTTAGTCTTCCATCATCAATTTCCCAAATGGTGTCACAAATCGCATCTAAGAAAGCACGATCATGGGAAACGGTGATGATTGCTCCTTGGAAT from Salinicoccus sp. RF5 includes these protein-coding regions:
- a CDS encoding Vga family ABC-F type ribosomal protection protein, with the protein product MFIKEIKQLKFGIRDRTLFEIPLLQVQAKERIGLVGKNGTGKTSLLEIIAGKKRIEQGMVNGEATITLLPQLKQTNTVQSGGEITQSYIDTALAEKADLLLADEPTTNLDTEKIEKLEKALHRFQGAIITVSHDRAFLDAICDTIWEIDDGRLNVYKGNYSDYVAQKDLKIRQQEAAYENYMQKKQQLEQALAKKERKANRATKKPKNISTSEAKITGAKPYFAKKQKKLQQTAKSIETRIDKLEKVEKVREYPKIKMDISSSEALYGRFIIRGEHIGGKVGQRTLWEPADFYIKGGDKVALIGNSGTGKTTLIKYILKEETGITVSPAVKLGYFSQNLDVLDKQKSILDNVMSTSIQDETTVRTVLARLHFFRDDVYKTVNVLSGGERVKVAFAKIFVSDNNMLILDEPTNFLDIEAVEALEELLIDYEGTLLFVSHDRVFVNNIANRIFSIEDEELNIFDGTYEHYKNFSPNPAADTNKQELLVIENKITEVLGKLSLESTEELDQEFQELLQLKNKLLSDKGK